A genome region from Bemisia tabaci chromosome 3, PGI_BMITA_v3 includes the following:
- the LOC109033077 gene encoding uncharacterized protein: protein MGASWCKEYSESAGAESSLQTLLTKWSSKINCSNEETKWNWKWARRRQTKWKDRPEISAPRLLNPCFLEGAKWDNVILSVPDPEKSRPVAPPRRKRKRLPNPDATAYHGSFPDFLQQARCLDLGTDTSMSLSSLDPLGPRTPRTPRSALGPRRRLSSDFSDCDCSISSRTSLASIPVTDELYRKHHFLSISGSSFNVTQASLLSASTSSFKRTQNQKYTIKRRSTLQNITKKYNLTLSLPNLNLISKLSTRPSRDFTSLPDLRCGDVSKEAVMYAVMYGIKNEFTGNSRGRVSLKGLRTRTRRDSEGARRGFPTRSASQLSVSRFGSNLTGTFRESSAICEDQEEVTDCQNGNEDDHLRWPKSRSNCSSDQDESKICSDDRGKLSEENSVWSTENDLNSQLVDNEPSLNLTGSTNRDLVEKSGVPRTTDPTETKVPSISSRATLQTENSDASIAAQKTLTSQCPEETKDMCFDGSDKENLDTNLLLKYRNLKKSPRYLKTFRRLSQRQTEKVGCPLFFDKHHSCTCLRPRVKGQRFQSMSALPAAKPVLRNGLKKSLSVNHAQPVWKTSRCDVTQNCCGTRSDKNNNCRGSSPMIFENTFVTSNPHKPIVSGCNGGERFLVNGFTPSVTNLLQEELNCNSKQAEVNFPSLVNGGERIYFNGFAPSVVDLMQKESNCDSRRAAMVSPSLINEYAAVNGFNANLVQRELNCNSRQAEADCSSRISGGERILINGFVPSVADLAQKELNCNLRQAENDDHSSLVKKEADDQKLDTSIQNRSSENRHVLDTLGQRDADTSTLLVDPSVKRDQVVTLNKSPKEGFIDHESGVIQILRTSYTEKRSGAAPDAPVEQVTDCVTCDDSVVDFGDSFVDDVVKINVTPPSRSSSTSGSLCELEDDIYDMLVIASNQQTAEVKN from the exons ATGGGTGCTAGTTGGTGCAAAGAGTACTCGGAGAGTGCTGGAGCAGAAAGTTCACTTCAGACATTGCTCACAAAATGGTCCAGTAAA atAAATTGCAGCAACGAGGAAACCAAGTGGAACTGGAAATGGGCAAGACGGCGTCAAAC GAAATGGAAGGACCGGCCGGAAATCAGCGCACCGCGGCTCCTTAACCCGTGCTTCCTGGAGGGCGCCAAGTGGGACAACGTCATCCTCTCGGTGCCGGACCCGGAAAAATCCCGGCCGGTGGCCCCGCCCCgccggaaacggaaacgactCCCGAACCCGGACGCAACCGCCTACCACGGCTCCTTCCCGGATTTCTTGCAGCAGGCCCGGTGCCTGGACCTAGGCACGGACACCTCCATGTCCCTCTCGTCGCTGGACCCCCTCGGACCCCGAACCCCTCGGACCCCCAGGTCCGCCCTTGGACCCCGCAGGCGTCTTTCCTCCGATTTCTCCGACTGCGACTGCTCCATCAGCTCCAGGACCTCACTAGCCTCGATCCCGGTCACCGACGAACTCTACCGGAAACACCATTTTCTGTCCATTTCCGGTTCGAGCTTCAACGTCACGCAAGCCTCCCTCCTCAGCGCATCCACTTCCTCCTTCAAGAGGACCCAGAACCAAAAATACACCATCAAACGCCGCAGCACGCTGCAGAACATCACGAAAAAGTACAACCTAACACTCTCTTTGCCCAACTTGAACCTCATCAGTAAGTTGAGCACGAGGCCCAGTCGCGATTTCACGTCGTTGCCTGATTTGAGATGCGGCGACGTCAGCAAGGAGGCCGTTATGTACGCGGTTATGTACGGGATTAAAAACGAGTTTACAGGGAATTCGAGAGGGAGGGTATCATTGAAGGGGTTGCGGACTAGGACTAGAAGGGACAGCGAAGGGGCACGGAGGGGGTTCCCCACTAGGTCGGCCTCCCAGCTCAGTGTTTCCAGGTTTGGGTCCAACCTCACAGGGACGTTCCGGGAGAGTAGCGCCATCTGCGAGGACCAAGAGGAAGTGACTGACTGCCAAAACGGAAATGAAGATGATCACCTTCGGTGGCCAAAATCCAGGAGCAACTGCTCGTCTGATCAAGACGAAAGTAAAATATGCTCGGATGATAGGGGGAAGCTGTCCGAGGAAAACAGTGTTTGGTCGACTGAAAATGATCTCAATTCACAGTTAGTAGACAACGAACCCTCGCTCAATTTAACCGGATCTACAAATCGCGATTTAGTAGAAAAGTCCGGTGTGCCTCGGACTACGGACCCAACGGAAACCaaagttccttcaatttcgtctcGAGCAACCCTCCAAACAGAGAATTCTGATGCCTCAATCGCCGCTCAAAAAACACTGACGTCACAGTGCCCGGAGGAAACGAAAGATATGTGTTTCGACGGCTCCGATAAAGAGAATTTGGACACGAACCTCTTGCTCAAGTATCGGAACCTAAAAAAGTCGCCGCGGTATCTGAAGACTTTCCGGCGCCTGAGTCAACGCCAGACGGAAAAAGTCGGATGTCCGTTGTTCTTCGACAAGCATCATTCCTGCACATGCCTCCGCCCAAGGGTTAAAGGTCAGAGGTTCCAGAGTATGAGCGCTCTACCCGCTGCGAAGCCCGTGCTGAGGAACGGACTGAAAAAATCGCTTAGTGTTAACCACGCCCAGCCAGTCTGGAAAACGAGCCGTTGTGACGTCACACAAAACTGCTGCGGAACCCGAAGCGATAAAAATAATAACTGCAGAGGAAGCAGCcctatgatttttgaaaatactttcGTAACGTCCAACCCTCACAAGCCGATCGTTTCGGGTTGTAATGGGGGTGAGCGCTTTTTAGTCAACGGTTTCACCCCATCGGTCACTAATTTACTGCAAGAAGAGCTTAACTGCAATTCGAAGCAAGCGGAGGTAAATTTTCCATCGCTGGTGAATGGAGGTGAGCGTATTTATTTCAACGGCTTCGCACCTTCCGTGGTTGATTTGATGCAAAAGGAGTCTAACTGCGATTCGAGACGAGCTGCTATGGTTTCTCCATCCTTAATCAATGAATATGCTGCAGTGAATGGTTTTAATGCTAATTTGGTGCAGAGAGAGCTTAACTGTAATTCACGGCAAGCTGAAGCAGATTGCTCATCACGAATCAGTGGAGGTGAGCGTATTTTAATAAACGGTTTTGTACCCTCGGTTGCTGATCTGGCGCAAAAAGAGCTTAATTGTAATTTGAGGCAAGCAGAAAATGACGATCACTCGTCTCTAGTCAAGAAAGAAGCAGATGACCAAAAACTGGATACATCCATCCAAAACAGGTCAAGTGAAAATCGACATGTTTTAGATACCTTAGGGCAACGAGATGCTGATACAAGTACACTGCTGGTTGATCCCTCTGTCAAAAGAGATCAAGTAGTTACGCTGAACAAGTCGCCCAAGGAAGGTTTTATTGATCATGAGTCTGGTGTCATTCAGATTTTGAGAACGAGCTATACTGAGAAAAGGTCTGGAGCCGCTCCAGACGCTCCAGTGGAGCAGGTGACGGATTGTGTGACGTGTGACGATTCGGTGGTGGACTTCGGTGACTCGTTCGTGGATGACGTCGTGAAAATTAACGTCACACCGCCCAGTCGTAGTTCTTCGACCTCCGGATCTCTGTGCGAGCTGGAGGACGATATCTATGACATGCTCGTGATTGCCTCGAACCAGCAGACGGCTGAAGTGAAAAATTGA